From a region of the Eulemur rufifrons isolate Redbay chromosome 7, OSU_ERuf_1, whole genome shotgun sequence genome:
- the WNT5A gene encoding protein Wnt-5a isoform X1: MKKSIGILSPGVALGTAGSAMSSKFFLMALAIFFSFTQVVIEANSWWSLGMNNPVQMSEVYIIGAQPLCSQLAGLSQGQKKLCHLYQDHMQYIGEGAKTGIKECQYQFRHRRWNCSTVDNTSVFGRVMQIGSRETAFTYAVSAAGVVNAMSRACREGELSTCGCSRAARPKDLPRDWLWGGCGDNIDYGYRFAKEFVDARERERIHAKGSYESARILMNLHNNEAGRRTVYNLADVACKCHGVSGSCSLKTCWLQLADFRKVGDALKEKYDSAAAMRLNSRGKLVQVNSRFNSPTTQDLVYIDPSPDYCVRNESTGSLGTQGRLCNKTSEGMDGCELMCCGRGYDQFKTVQTERCHCKFHWCCYVKCKKCTEIVDQFVCK; encoded by the exons ATGAAG aAGTCGATTGGAatattaagcccaggagttgctTTGGGGACGGCTGGAAGTGCAATGTCTTCCAAGTTCTTCCTAATGGCTTTGGccatatttttctccttcaccCAGGTTGTAATAGAAGCCAATTCTTGGTG GTCGCTAGGTATGAATAACCCTGTTCAGATGTCAGAAGTATATATCATAGGAGCACAGCCTCTCTGCAGCCAACTGGCAGGACTTTCTCAAGGACAGAAGAAACTGTGCCACTTATATCAGGACCACATGCAGTACATCGGAGAAGGCGCGAAGACAGGCATCAAAGAATGCCAGTATCAATTCCGACATCGAAGGTGGAACTGCAGTACCGTGGATAACACCTCTGTTTTTGGCAGGGTTATGCAGATAG GCAGCCGCGAGACGGCCTTCACGTACGCGGTGAGCGCCGCGGGGGTGGTGAACGCAATGAGCCGCGCGTGCCGCGAGGGCGAGCTGTCCACCTGCGGCTGCAGCCGCGCCGCGCGCCCCAAGGACCTGCCGCGGGACTGGCTCTGGGGCGGCTGCGGCGACAACATTGACTACGGCTACCGCTTCGCCAAGGAGTTCGTGGACGCGCGCGAGCGGGAGCGCATCCACGCCAAGGGCTCGTACGAGAGCGCGCGCATCCTCATGAACCTGCACAATAACGAGGCAGGCCGCAGG ACGGTGTACAACCTGGCAGACGTGGCCTGCAAGTGCCACGGGGTGTCTGGCTCATGTAGTCTCAAGACGTGCTGGCTGCAGCTGGCGGACTTCCGCAAAGTGGGCGACGCCCTGAAGGAAAAGTACGACAGTGCTGCGGCCATGCGGCTCAACAGCCGGGGCAAGTTGGTGCAGGTCAACAGCCGCTTCAACTCGCCCACCACGCAGGACCTGGTCTACATCGACCCCAGCCCCGACTACTGCGTGCGCAATGAGAGCACGGGCTCGCTGGGCACGCAGGGCCGCCTGTGCAACAAGACGTCCGAGGGCATGGATGGCTGCGAGCTCATGTGCTGCGGCCGCGGCTACGACCAGTTCAAGACCGTGCAGACCGAGCGCTGCCACTGCAAGTTCCACTGGTGCTGCTATGTCAAGTGCAAGAAGTGCACAGAGATCGTGGACCAGTTCGTGTGCAAATAG
- the WNT5A gene encoding protein Wnt-5a isoform X2 produces the protein MSSKFFLMALAIFFSFTQVVIEANSWWSLGMNNPVQMSEVYIIGAQPLCSQLAGLSQGQKKLCHLYQDHMQYIGEGAKTGIKECQYQFRHRRWNCSTVDNTSVFGRVMQIGSRETAFTYAVSAAGVVNAMSRACREGELSTCGCSRAARPKDLPRDWLWGGCGDNIDYGYRFAKEFVDARERERIHAKGSYESARILMNLHNNEAGRRTVYNLADVACKCHGVSGSCSLKTCWLQLADFRKVGDALKEKYDSAAAMRLNSRGKLVQVNSRFNSPTTQDLVYIDPSPDYCVRNESTGSLGTQGRLCNKTSEGMDGCELMCCGRGYDQFKTVQTERCHCKFHWCCYVKCKKCTEIVDQFVCK, from the exons ATGTCTTCCAAGTTCTTCCTAATGGCTTTGGccatatttttctccttcaccCAGGTTGTAATAGAAGCCAATTCTTGGTG GTCGCTAGGTATGAATAACCCTGTTCAGATGTCAGAAGTATATATCATAGGAGCACAGCCTCTCTGCAGCCAACTGGCAGGACTTTCTCAAGGACAGAAGAAACTGTGCCACTTATATCAGGACCACATGCAGTACATCGGAGAAGGCGCGAAGACAGGCATCAAAGAATGCCAGTATCAATTCCGACATCGAAGGTGGAACTGCAGTACCGTGGATAACACCTCTGTTTTTGGCAGGGTTATGCAGATAG GCAGCCGCGAGACGGCCTTCACGTACGCGGTGAGCGCCGCGGGGGTGGTGAACGCAATGAGCCGCGCGTGCCGCGAGGGCGAGCTGTCCACCTGCGGCTGCAGCCGCGCCGCGCGCCCCAAGGACCTGCCGCGGGACTGGCTCTGGGGCGGCTGCGGCGACAACATTGACTACGGCTACCGCTTCGCCAAGGAGTTCGTGGACGCGCGCGAGCGGGAGCGCATCCACGCCAAGGGCTCGTACGAGAGCGCGCGCATCCTCATGAACCTGCACAATAACGAGGCAGGCCGCAGG ACGGTGTACAACCTGGCAGACGTGGCCTGCAAGTGCCACGGGGTGTCTGGCTCATGTAGTCTCAAGACGTGCTGGCTGCAGCTGGCGGACTTCCGCAAAGTGGGCGACGCCCTGAAGGAAAAGTACGACAGTGCTGCGGCCATGCGGCTCAACAGCCGGGGCAAGTTGGTGCAGGTCAACAGCCGCTTCAACTCGCCCACCACGCAGGACCTGGTCTACATCGACCCCAGCCCCGACTACTGCGTGCGCAATGAGAGCACGGGCTCGCTGGGCACGCAGGGCCGCCTGTGCAACAAGACGTCCGAGGGCATGGATGGCTGCGAGCTCATGTGCTGCGGCCGCGGCTACGACCAGTTCAAGACCGTGCAGACCGAGCGCTGCCACTGCAAGTTCCACTGGTGCTGCTATGTCAAGTGCAAGAAGTGCACAGAGATCGTGGACCAGTTCGTGTGCAAATAG